A section of the Prochlorococcus sp. MIT 1341 genome encodes:
- a CDS encoding oxidoreductase: MVWSIDSIPEQNGRIALITGANSGLGFDTAEALLEKNATVILGCRSIKKAKEARDRLLSKTSYGTIELLNIDLSDLVQVNKAADQVGSVFQKLDLLINNAGVMAPPRTCSKQGLELQFAVNHLSHMALTLKLLPLMVNQSGARVVTVTSGAQYMGKINWSDLQGEENYDPWASYSQSKLANVMFSLELDQRLKESDVNIASLSAHPGLARTNLQPTTIAANGSWQASIAYKLMNPIFQSSRMGALSQLLAATDPKAKSGEQYGPRFNFRGYPNLCEVASSALNNKERKRLWEVSEKLIGDLVQINPTKEILSKNK; the protein is encoded by the coding sequence ATGGTTTGGTCAATTGATTCAATACCTGAACAAAATGGGCGGATAGCTCTGATTACTGGTGCAAATAGTGGTCTAGGTTTTGATACCGCAGAAGCCTTGCTTGAAAAGAATGCAACAGTGATTCTCGGTTGTCGTTCGATTAAAAAAGCTAAAGAGGCTAGGGATAGACTGCTTTCTAAAACTAGTTATGGGACGATTGAATTATTGAACATAGATTTATCGGACTTAGTTCAAGTAAATAAAGCAGCAGATCAAGTTGGAAGCGTATTTCAGAAGTTAGATCTATTAATTAATAATGCTGGTGTAATGGCTCCACCTCGAACCTGTAGCAAGCAAGGTCTGGAACTTCAATTCGCAGTGAATCATCTAAGCCATATGGCATTGACTCTTAAATTGTTGCCATTAATGGTTAATCAGTCTGGCGCAAGAGTTGTGACTGTTACCTCTGGGGCTCAATACATGGGGAAAATAAATTGGAGTGATCTTCAGGGAGAGGAGAACTATGATCCTTGGGCTTCATACTCTCAAAGCAAACTGGCGAATGTCATGTTTTCTTTAGAGCTAGATCAAAGATTAAAGGAATCAGATGTAAATATTGCCTCTCTTTCTGCTCATCCAGGTCTAGCCAGAACAAACTTGCAGCCCACAACTATTGCCGCAAATGGATCTTGGCAAGCTTCTATTGCTTATAAATTAATGAATCCAATTTTTCAGAGTTCCCGTATGGGAGCACTTTCCCAACTTCTTGCTGCAACTGACCCAAAAGCAAAAAGCGGTGAACAATATGGACCTCGTTTTAATTTCAGAGGTTACCCCAATCTTTGCGAAGTGGCTTCGTCTGCCTTGAATAACAAGGAAAGGAAACGACTATGGGAAGTGAGTGAAAAACTTATTGGAGACCTAGTTCAGATCAACCCAACCAAGGAAATTTTGAGCAAAAACAAATGA
- a CDS encoding cupin domain-containing protein, which translates to MTLSPEGVEPERFGVDDFVVFPEGMSCTWKVQKVVRKHYRFGN; encoded by the coding sequence GTGACCCTTTCACCTGAAGGAGTGGAGCCTGAAAGGTTTGGCGTCGATGATTTTGTTGTCTTTCCTGAAGGGATGTCTTGTACATGGAAAGTGCAAAAGGTAGTCCGCAAGCACTATCGTTTTGGTAACTAA
- a CDS encoding pyrimidine dimer DNA glycosylase/endonuclease V, whose product MTRINLIKPSELSDQHLIAEYREIFMVGSTLQRSIKSKSWKKTKENLPKEFTLNIGHVKFFYNKGKYLHKRYLELIDEMKSRGMNPNPERQFKKEQWPNELYKDWSPKEKDLQLIRKRIKEKINQKPDWYRWTKKIAKKRLCSR is encoded by the coding sequence ATGACAAGAATCAACTTGATAAAACCAAGTGAATTATCTGATCAACATCTAATTGCGGAGTATAGAGAAATTTTCATGGTTGGTTCAACACTCCAACGCTCAATAAAATCAAAGAGTTGGAAAAAAACAAAAGAAAACTTACCCAAAGAATTCACCTTGAATATTGGGCACGTCAAATTCTTCTACAACAAAGGGAAGTACCTGCACAAAAGATATTTAGAACTAATAGATGAAATGAAAAGTCGAGGAATGAATCCCAATCCAGAACGCCAATTTAAAAAAGAGCAGTGGCCAAATGAATTATATAAAGACTGGAGTCCTAAAGAGAAGGACTTGCAACTTATAAGAAAAAGAATCAAAGAAAAAATCAATCAAAAGCCAGATTGGTATCGCTGGACAAAGAAAATAGCGAAAAAGAGATTGTGCTCGAGATAA